Proteins encoded in a region of the Rhodospirillaceae bacterium genome:
- a CDS encoding TAXI family TRAP transporter solute-binding subunit, with protein MIANFKPALSNLVPAAAVAAGIALSVGAAQAQTFLKMSSLQAGSPGYTISTAIINIVQKNTDLKIQLSAGETQTRAMLQGARGKLDIMMSTPFAVFWMKKKVAMYKKVKDAPEMAARLRNILSFPLGTIYVVTKADSGIETFKDLKGKRVFMGPPGGGAYNIAKAMIVSSSGLKDGEDFTSARLDWRSGSQAFQDGNVAAYLGAGTVPNPLVEQFALGGNLRFLSMPESAFQHPAAKGLISLPGFVRASIDAAGYKGKVVNKEPVSSIAMWAAITSHTGVAADHIYKITKAVLDNLKDMHATAPWLKSITRDTVLAQMNLPLHAGAYRAYKEAGLKIPAALVPAEAAK; from the coding sequence ATGATCGCAAACTTCAAACCGGCTCTTTCGAACCTGGTCCCGGCGGCCGCGGTCGCTGCGGGGATCGCGCTCTCCGTCGGCGCCGCACAGGCCCAGACCTTCCTCAAGATGTCGAGCCTGCAGGCCGGTTCGCCGGGCTACACGATCTCGACCGCGATCATCAACATCGTCCAGAAGAACACGGACCTCAAAATCCAGCTCTCCGCAGGCGAGACCCAGACCCGCGCGATGCTGCAGGGCGCGCGCGGCAAGCTCGACATCATGATGTCGACGCCGTTCGCCGTCTTCTGGATGAAGAAGAAGGTCGCCATGTACAAAAAGGTGAAGGACGCGCCGGAAATGGCGGCCCGCCTGCGCAACATCCTGTCGTTTCCGCTCGGCACGATCTATGTGGTCACCAAGGCGGACTCCGGCATCGAGACCTTCAAGGATCTGAAAGGCAAGCGGGTATTCATGGGCCCGCCCGGCGGCGGCGCCTACAATATCGCCAAGGCGATGATCGTGTCGTCCAGCGGACTGAAAGACGGCGAGGACTTCACGTCCGCGCGCCTCGACTGGCGGTCGGGCTCGCAGGCTTTCCAGGACGGTAACGTCGCCGCCTATCTCGGTGCCGGCACAGTACCGAATCCGCTGGTCGAACAGTTCGCGCTGGGCGGCAACCTGCGCTTCCTGTCGATGCCCGAATCGGCCTTTCAGCATCCGGCGGCCAAAGGGCTCATCAGCCTGCCCGGCTTCGTGCGCGCCTCGATCGACGCTGCCGGCTACAAGGGCAAAGTCGTGAACAAAGAGCCGGTGAGTTCGATCGCCATGTGGGCGGCGATCACCTCGCACACGGGCGTTGCGGCGGATCACATCTACAAGATTACCAAGGCCGTGCTGGACAACCTCAAGGACATGCACGCGACGGCGCCGTGGCTCAAATCCATCACCCGGGACACCGTGCTCGCGCAGATGAACCTGCCGCTGCACGCCGGCGCCTACCGCGCCTACAAGGAGGCCGGCCTGAAGATTCCGGCCGCCCTGGTGCCGGCCGAAGCAGCGAAATAG
- a CDS encoding SDR family NAD(P)-dependent oxidoreductase translates to MTDAADLYPSLRDRVVVVTGGGRGLGLEMALALVEAGARVTVTSAREAGELADTVAQAEAIAGPDRLIAVQADVRDYGDCLRVRERTLERFGAVHCLVNNAGRGMKLIHPDYVEERPKFWEAPLDGWREIVDTNINGVFNMARAFTPHFIGQGFGKIVNVSTSDVTIVRVGYSPYGPSKAMLEAMSRVWAQDLEGTGVTVNVFLPGGATDTAILPDMQQKRGADGGLLRPEIMRAPILWLCSDRSNGHTAERYIARLWDDGLPPDEAAAGARDRHHEKPGIL, encoded by the coding sequence ATGACAGACGCCGCCGATCTCTACCCGTCACTCCGGGACCGCGTCGTTGTGGTCACCGGCGGCGGCCGGGGCCTCGGCCTCGAAATGGCGCTCGCCCTGGTCGAGGCCGGCGCGCGGGTGACGGTGACCAGCGCCCGCGAAGCCGGCGAACTGGCCGATACCGTCGCGCAGGCCGAAGCCATCGCGGGGCCGGACCGGCTCATCGCCGTGCAGGCCGACGTGCGCGACTATGGCGATTGCCTGCGCGTGCGCGAGCGGACCCTGGAGAGGTTCGGCGCCGTGCATTGCCTGGTCAACAATGCCGGCCGCGGCATGAAGCTGATCCATCCCGACTATGTCGAGGAACGGCCGAAATTCTGGGAGGCGCCGCTCGACGGCTGGCGCGAGATCGTCGACACCAACATCAACGGCGTCTTCAACATGGCGCGCGCCTTCACGCCCCATTTCATCGGGCAGGGATTCGGCAAGATCGTCAACGTCTCGACCAGCGACGTCACCATCGTTCGCGTCGGCTATTCGCCCTACGGCCCGAGCAAGGCGATGCTCGAGGCGATGAGCCGGGTCTGGGCGCAGGATCTGGAGGGCACCGGCGTGACCGTGAACGTCTTTCTGCCGGGCGGCGCGACGGACACCGCGATCCTGCCCGACATGCAGCAGAAACGCGGCGCCGACGGCGGGCTGCTGCGGCCCGAGATCATGCGCGCGCCGATCCTGTGGCTGTGTTCGGACCGCTCGAACGGCCATACCGCCGAGCGCTATATCGCGCGCCTGTGGGACGATGGCCTGCCGCCGGACGAGGCTGCCGCCGGAGCGCGCGACCGGCACCACGAGAAACCCGGCATTCTGTAA
- a CDS encoding arylmalonate decarboxylase has translation MVDSIGHRMKFGVIAPSTNTAVQPEFDSFRPWGVTNHFARIHIPDNPIGSDEDFNQLMVDIRAELMVAIDRVVTCSPGAVIMGMSAETFWDGLEGSRIFHKNCEERAGVPVSMGSDACQAALRKYGDIKRIGVVTPYMPVGDGNVRKFFEDCGFEVVALKGLKCASPQLIAHVSERELRDAIVEVNDSRVEAIVQVGTNLAMARVAAIAEFWLDKPVIAINTATYWWSLRQQGIDDRVYGWGSLMQDY, from the coding sequence ATGGTCGATTCGATCGGTCACCGCATGAAATTCGGCGTCATTGCGCCGTCCACCAACACGGCCGTGCAGCCGGAATTCGATTCCTTCCGGCCCTGGGGCGTGACCAACCATTTCGCGCGCATCCACATCCCGGACAATCCGATCGGCAGCGACGAGGATTTCAACCAGCTGATGGTCGACATCCGGGCCGAGTTGATGGTGGCGATCGACCGGGTGGTCACCTGCTCGCCGGGCGCCGTGATCATGGGCATGTCGGCGGAAACCTTCTGGGACGGTCTCGAAGGTTCCAGGATATTCCACAAGAACTGCGAGGAACGGGCCGGCGTGCCGGTCTCGATGGGTTCGGACGCCTGCCAGGCGGCGCTGCGCAAATACGGCGATATCAAAAGGATCGGCGTGGTCACGCCCTACATGCCGGTGGGCGACGGGAATGTCCGCAAGTTCTTCGAGGATTGCGGCTTCGAGGTGGTCGCCCTCAAGGGCCTGAAATGCGCCAGCCCGCAGCTGATCGCCCATGTTTCGGAGCGGGAACTGCGCGATGCGATCGTCGAGGTGAACGACAGCCGGGTCGAGGCCATCGTGCAGGTCGGCACCAACCTCGCCATGGCGCGGGTCGCGGCGATCGCGGAGTTCTGGCTCGACAAGCCGGTGATCGCGATCAACACGGCGACCTACTGGTGGTCGCTGCGCCAGCAGGGCATCGACGACAGGGTCTACGGCTGGGGCAGCCTGATGCAGGATTATTGA
- a CDS encoding D-cysteine desulfhydrase, translating to MNLDSLLRVRLAHLPTPLEPLERLSAALAGALAGPGGGPEIWIKRDDCTGLATGGNKARKLEYLMGAALERGAEAVATQGAVQSNHARQTAAAAARLGLECHVLLENRTGFTDGDYNENGNVLLDRLCGATVHRCPPRDDMETALAELVAGLPGGADRVYTIPGGGSNAIGAAGYANAAAELVEQAEAGGLGIDAIVLASGSAGTHAGMVTGLLGAGSKIPVYGVSVRAESAPQEAKVLDLAHATAAHIGLPASVRAADIRVDDRFVGPGYGIPADSTLEAVRTMAELEGILLDPVYTGKAFAGLLGLVREGAFRAGQRVVFLHTGGSSALFAYPGWFGEKRAMAA from the coding sequence ATGAATCTCGACAGCCTGCTACGGGTTCGCCTCGCCCATCTGCCGACGCCGCTGGAGCCGCTCGAACGGCTGAGTGCGGCGCTTGCCGGAGCGCTTGCCGGGCCGGGGGGCGGGCCGGAGATCTGGATCAAGCGTGACGACTGCACCGGGCTGGCGACCGGCGGCAACAAGGCGCGCAAGCTGGAATACCTGATGGGCGCGGCGCTGGAGCGCGGAGCGGAAGCCGTCGCCACCCAGGGCGCGGTCCAGTCGAACCACGCCCGGCAGACCGCCGCGGCCGCGGCGCGGCTCGGCCTGGAATGCCACGTCCTGCTGGAAAACCGGACGGGCTTCACCGACGGGGACTACAACGAAAACGGCAACGTGCTGCTCGACCGGCTGTGCGGCGCCACCGTTCATCGCTGTCCGCCGCGCGACGACATGGAGACCGCGCTCGCCGAACTGGTCGCAGGCCTGCCCGGTGGTGCGGACCGGGTTTATACCATTCCGGGCGGCGGCTCGAACGCCATCGGCGCGGCGGGCTACGCTAATGCGGCCGCCGAACTGGTCGAACAGGCCGAAGCGGGCGGGCTGGGCATCGACGCCATCGTACTCGCCAGCGGCAGCGCCGGTACCCACGCCGGGATGGTGACCGGCCTGCTCGGGGCCGGATCGAAAATCCCGGTCTACGGCGTCAGCGTGCGCGCCGAATCCGCCCCGCAGGAAGCGAAGGTGCTGGACCTGGCGCACGCGACGGCGGCCCATATCGGCCTGCCTGCCAGTGTCAGGGCCGCCGACATCCGGGTGGACGACCGCTTCGTCGGCCCCGGCTACGGCATCCCGGCGGACTCGACCCTGGAAGCGGTGCGCACGATGGCGGAACTGGAGGGCATCCTGCTCGATCCGGTCTATACCGGGAAAGCCTTCGCCGGCCTGCTCGGCCTGGTCCGCGAGGGCGCGTTCCGGGCCGGGCAGCGGGTGGTCTTCCTGCACACCGGCGGATCGTCCGCCCTGTTCGCCTATCCCGGCTGGTTCGGGGAGAAGCGGGCGATGGCGGCGTGA
- a CDS encoding branched-chain amino acid ABC transporter permease, translating into MDLSQLPQQIVNGLMLGGVYVMVAVAFTLIIGMLNFLNFTVPALFMLASVLMWAILEGHGIALDLTAIAVLLVLAMMAADRLQHAELPAPVKSGAALGLAAGALLIFWQIVASKPGNEVFAWLDAATGKGGRWVVGIFVALFTVSVLSLLIERFTYRYMKAKYGDATEHALPLVSSLGFLIVIEHTVISTWGSDALTTSSPFGNASFEVGPVLFSVPQLLSLILSLAIVFGLSIMLKTTKLGRALRSIAERPDTAPLMGVEVGRIVPVVYVITGLLCAIAGILFTINYTTVDAYVGDTVATVAIAGMVLGGLGNVWGAIVGALFIGMVEVMSIYMVGATFKKIPIWGLLLLILIVRPTGLFGHTAIGKGKF; encoded by the coding sequence ATGGACCTGTCCCAGCTTCCCCAGCAAATCGTCAACGGCCTGATGCTGGGCGGCGTCTACGTCATGGTGGCGGTCGCGTTCACCCTGATCATCGGCATGCTGAATTTCCTGAATTTCACCGTGCCGGCGCTGTTCATGCTCGCCTCCGTCCTGATGTGGGCAATTCTCGAAGGACATGGCATCGCCCTCGACCTGACCGCGATTGCGGTTCTGCTCGTGCTCGCCATGATGGCCGCCGACCGGCTGCAGCACGCCGAACTGCCGGCGCCGGTCAAATCCGGCGCTGCGCTGGGCCTGGCCGCCGGCGCCCTGCTGATCTTCTGGCAGATCGTTGCGTCGAAACCGGGCAATGAGGTCTTCGCCTGGCTGGACGCAGCGACCGGAAAGGGCGGCCGCTGGGTCGTTGGAATATTCGTCGCCCTGTTCACGGTCTCGGTGCTTTCGCTGCTGATCGAGCGCTTCACCTACCGCTACATGAAGGCGAAATACGGCGACGCCACGGAACACGCCCTGCCGCTGGTCAGCTCCCTCGGCTTCCTGATCGTCATCGAGCACACGGTCATCAGCACCTGGGGATCGGATGCGCTGACCACGTCCTCGCCCTTCGGCAACGCCAGTTTCGAGGTCGGGCCGGTGCTGTTCTCGGTGCCGCAGCTGCTCAGCCTGATCCTGTCGCTGGCCATCGTCTTCGGCCTGTCGATCATGCTGAAAACGACGAAGCTGGGCCGGGCGCTGCGCTCGATCGCGGAGCGGCCTGATACCGCGCCCCTGATGGGCGTCGAGGTCGGCCGGATCGTGCCGGTCGTTTACGTCATCACCGGCCTGCTGTGCGCCATCGCCGGCATCCTGTTCACGATCAACTACACGACCGTCGACGCCTATGTCGGCGATACGGTCGCCACCGTCGCCATCGCCGGGATGGTGCTTGGCGGCCTGGGCAATGTCTGGGGCGCGATCGTCGGCGCGCTGTTTATCGGCATGGTCGAGGTCATGTCGATCTACATGGTCGGCGCCACCTTCAAGAAAATCCCGATCTGGGGCCTGTTGCTGCTGATCCTGATCGTCCGCCCGACCGGCCTGTTCGGCCACACCGCCATCGGCAAGGGCAAGTTCTAG
- a CDS encoding ABC transporter ATP-binding protein: protein MADDVLSIEGLHKSFGGLKVIDDVGFAVKRGSRTALIGPNGAGKTTVFNLLTGVYPVDGGTMVLDGRDITHVPAKDRVIFGMSRSFQNIRLMPHLSTVENVMLGQHARARRLGDLLYPLGFRPRNRWATAAKEALEEAGLETYPGQVVANLPYGVQKRIEVVRAMVSQPRLLLLDEPAAGLNQVEAQQLLALLEKVSESGVTLLVVEHDMHFVHNLCDHVAVLNFGKKIFEGTPAEVNDDPQVREAYLGSDTSMAGRGAAEGAADAS, encoded by the coding sequence ATGGCGGACGACGTCCTCAGCATCGAAGGCCTGCACAAGAGCTTCGGCGGCCTGAAGGTCATCGACGATGTCGGCTTCGCCGTGAAGCGGGGCAGCCGCACCGCGCTGATCGGGCCGAACGGCGCCGGCAAGACGACCGTGTTCAACCTGCTGACCGGCGTCTACCCGGTCGACGGAGGGACGATGGTGCTCGACGGCCGGGACATCACCCATGTGCCGGCCAAGGACCGGGTGATCTTCGGCATGTCCCGGTCGTTCCAGAACATCCGGCTGATGCCGCACCTCTCGACGGTCGAGAATGTCATGCTCGGCCAGCATGCCCGCGCCCGGCGGCTCGGCGACCTGCTGTATCCGCTCGGCTTCAGGCCGCGCAACCGCTGGGCCACGGCGGCGAAGGAGGCGCTGGAAGAAGCCGGGCTCGAGACCTATCCCGGCCAGGTGGTCGCCAACCTGCCCTATGGCGTGCAGAAGCGGATCGAAGTCGTCCGCGCCATGGTCTCACAGCCCAGGCTGCTGTTGCTTGACGAGCCGGCGGCCGGCCTCAACCAGGTCGAGGCCCAGCAATTGCTCGCGCTGCTCGAAAAGGTTTCCGAAAGCGGCGTCACGCTGCTGGTCGTCGAGCACGACATGCATTTCGTGCACAATCTCTGCGACCATGTGGCGGTGCTGAATTTCGGCAAGAAGATCTTCGAAGGCACGCCGGCCGAGGTCAACGACGATCCGCAGGTCCGCGAGGCCTATCTCGGCAGCGACACCAGCATGGCCGGGCGCGGGGCGGCGGAAGGGGCGGCCGATGCTTCTTGA
- a CDS encoding type II toxin-antitoxin system Phd/YefM family antitoxin, whose product MATVTVHAAKTHLSKLIKRVEAGEEIVIARGDRPVVRLVPYAAKVDKSKGFGSMKGLIDVGPEFFEPLPDEELEAWYR is encoded by the coding sequence ATGGCGACCGTTACGGTGCACGCCGCAAAAACCCATTTGTCGAAGTTGATCAAACGCGTCGAAGCGGGCGAGGAAATCGTCATCGCACGAGGCGACCGACCGGTTGTGCGTCTCGTGCCCTACGCGGCGAAGGTGGACAAATCGAAAGGCTTCGGTTCGATGAAGGGGCTTATCGACGTAGGTCCGGAATTTTTCGAACCCCTCCCGGACGAAGAACTTGAGGCCTGGTATCGCTGA
- a CDS encoding branched-chain amino acid ABC transporter permease: MSGYLESQLIILCLNVIYAYGIFLPAASGQLNLGAAGFITIGAYASAWFNASGVPMYLAIPAAMVFAATIGFVIAFPILRTRGVYMVLATFAFAEVVAGLIINLEFLGAAAGYPVDSHADYLVVVPVTILVVLLCFFLMSTRLGLAMRSIHDDEAVATLFGVDVRLAKVAAFTLGAALMSLGGALYAHHYNYVETQTFNVLVSIYILLYVLLGGTQTAWGPLIGAAFFTIVPEALRQIATASDQAWIAESRFIFFGAIIVLMMVFRPEGLVTRTLIDRIAMPFGGRSGPAPAAGAA; encoded by the coding sequence ATGAGCGGTTATCTCGAATCCCAGCTGATCATCCTGTGCCTGAACGTGATCTACGCCTACGGCATCTTCCTGCCGGCGGCTTCCGGGCAGCTCAATCTCGGCGCCGCCGGGTTCATCACCATCGGCGCCTATGCGAGCGCCTGGTTCAACGCTTCCGGCGTGCCGATGTATCTCGCGATCCCGGCCGCCATGGTGTTTGCCGCAACGATCGGCTTCGTCATCGCCTTCCCGATCCTGCGCACGCGCGGCGTCTACATGGTGCTCGCGACCTTCGCCTTCGCGGAAGTCGTCGCCGGCCTGATCATCAATCTGGAGTTCCTCGGCGCGGCCGCGGGCTATCCGGTGGACTCCCACGCCGATTACCTCGTCGTCGTGCCGGTCACGATCCTGGTCGTATTGCTGTGTTTTTTCCTGATGTCGACGCGGTTGGGCCTGGCGATGCGCTCGATCCACGACGACGAAGCCGTGGCGACCCTGTTCGGCGTCGATGTGCGCCTCGCCAAGGTCGCCGCGTTCACCCTCGGCGCAGCCCTGATGAGCCTGGGCGGCGCCCTCTATGCCCATCACTACAACTATGTCGAGACCCAGACCTTCAACGTTCTGGTGAGCATCTACATTCTGCTCTACGTCCTACTCGGCGGCACGCAGACGGCCTGGGGGCCGCTGATCGGCGCCGCCTTCTTCACCATCGTGCCCGAGGCGCTGCGCCAGATCGCGACGGCCAGCGACCAGGCCTGGATCGCGGAATCCCGGTTCATCTTCTTCGGCGCGATCATCGTCCTGATGATGGTGTTCCGGCCGGAAGGCCTGGTCACGCGGACGCTGATTGACCGTATCGCGATGCCGTTCGGCGGCCGGTCCGGCCCGGCGCCGGCCGCCGGGGCCGCATAG
- a CDS encoding aromatic ring-hydroxylating dioxygenase subunit alpha encodes MGDGYIRNAWYVAAWHHELPGGVDRAPLARTLLGESVVLFRQADGTPAALEDRCPHRRMPLSMGSVVGDNLQCGYHGFTLNAAGRCVRIPGQDSIPEAARVRAYPVVEKWRWIWIWPGDPALADESLIPDVALNDHPDWAVTEGDPLHVEGHCQLVVDNLMDGSHVSFVHKSTLGTDDVADIPVRAERDGDRVRMTRWILDRPPAPIYAALGGFEGNVDRWQIITFEPPAMVVVDMGSAAAGTGAPEGDRSRGVELRSFNLITPETDRSCFYFYTHVRNFALTDADVDRRVRDLFREAFLEDKAVIEAVQRGNERFPDSPRVDAAFDRAPTMARRTVERRARQEAAAPRAVAAE; translated from the coding sequence ATGGGCGACGGTTATATCCGGAATGCCTGGTATGTCGCGGCGTGGCACCACGAGCTTCCGGGCGGCGTGGACCGCGCGCCGCTCGCCCGCACGCTGCTCGGCGAATCGGTCGTGCTGTTCCGTCAGGCCGACGGAACCCCGGCAGCCCTGGAAGACCGCTGCCCGCACCGGCGCATGCCGCTCTCCATGGGGTCGGTCGTCGGCGACAACCTGCAATGCGGCTATCACGGATTCACCCTGAACGCCGCCGGACGCTGCGTGCGCATACCCGGCCAGGACAGCATCCCCGAGGCCGCCCGGGTGCGCGCCTATCCGGTTGTCGAGAAATGGCGCTGGATCTGGATCTGGCCGGGCGATCCGGCGCTGGCCGACGAAAGCCTGATCCCGGACGTTGCCCTCAACGACCATCCGGACTGGGCCGTCACGGAGGGCGATCCCCTGCATGTCGAGGGGCATTGCCAGCTTGTCGTCGACAATCTGATGGACGGCTCGCACGTCTCCTTCGTGCACAAGTCGACGCTCGGCACCGACGATGTCGCCGACATTCCCGTGCGCGCCGAACGCGACGGCGACCGTGTGCGCATGACCCGCTGGATCCTGGACCGGCCGCCGGCGCCGATCTACGCCGCGCTCGGCGGGTTCGAGGGCAATGTCGACCGCTGGCAGATCATCACCTTCGAACCGCCGGCGATGGTGGTGGTCGATATGGGCAGTGCGGCGGCCGGAACCGGCGCGCCGGAAGGCGACCGCAGCCGGGGCGTGGAACTGCGGTCCTTCAATCTGATCACGCCGGAAACCGACCGGAGCTGTTTCTATTTCTATACCCATGTGCGCAACTTCGCGCTGACGGATGCGGACGTGGACCGGCGGGTCAGGGACCTGTTCCGTGAAGCGTTTCTGGAGGACAAGGCCGTCATCGAGGCGGTGCAGCGGGGCAACGAGCGATTCCCCGACAGCCCGCGCGTCGATGCCGCCTTCGACCGGGCGCCGACGATGGCGCGGCGCACCGTCGAGCGGCGTGCCCGGCAGGAAGCGGCGGCGCCCCGCGCCGTTGCCGCGGAATAG
- a CDS encoding ABC transporter ATP-binding protein, with product MLLEVEELDVRYGRNHAIKALDLELAEGEIVTVLGANGAGKSSLLKAVQGTVKPAGGSVRLNGETVTGWSSPKRVRAGLTLVPEGRQIFVSLTVHENLQMGAYSRSDHFDREIDEVYDRFPNLAARRDMMASVLSGGEQQMLAISRALLAKPRIMMLDEPSLGLSPILVQSLFDLIADLNRDGLTILLVEQNTHMALQTAHRGYVLELGATVLSGTAEELLADDRLEEAYLGGN from the coding sequence ATGCTTCTTGAGGTCGAGGAACTCGATGTCCGCTACGGCCGCAACCACGCGATCAAGGCGCTGGATCTCGAGCTGGCCGAAGGCGAGATCGTCACCGTCCTGGGCGCAAACGGCGCCGGCAAGAGTTCGCTGCTCAAGGCGGTGCAGGGCACCGTCAAGCCGGCCGGCGGCTCGGTCCGGCTGAACGGCGAGACGGTGACCGGCTGGAGCAGCCCGAAGCGGGTGCGCGCCGGCCTGACCCTGGTCCCCGAAGGCCGGCAGATTTTCGTCAGCCTGACGGTGCACGAGAATCTGCAGATGGGCGCCTACTCCCGCAGCGACCATTTCGACCGGGAAATCGACGAGGTCTACGACCGGTTTCCCAACCTCGCGGCGCGCCGGGACATGATGGCTTCGGTGCTTTCGGGCGGCGAGCAGCAGATGCTGGCAATCTCGCGCGCGCTGCTGGCGAAACCCAGGATCATGATGCTGGACGAACCGTCCCTCGGCCTGTCGCCGATCCTGGTCCAGAGCCTGTTCGACCTTATCGCGGACCTGAACCGGGACGGCCTGACGATCCTGCTGGTCGAGCAGAACACCCACATGGCATTGCAGACCGCGCACCGCGGCTATGTTCTCGAACTCGGAGCGACCGTCCTGTCCGGGACGGCCGAGGAGCTTCTCGCCGACGATCGCCTGGAAGAGGCGTATCTCGGCGGGAACTGA
- a CDS encoding type II toxin-antitoxin system VapC family toxin → MRVLLDTHVALWWLKGDNRIPRRIRDIVAHPDTEAFVSAATIWEIAIKSKLGKLPAAAAAVETMPACFTDIGFSMLAINAAHAKRAGNLPLHHRDPFDRMLVAQAAIESLTLISGDPVLSLYDVDTGWDTIR, encoded by the coding sequence ATGCGCGTCCTCCTCGACACGCATGTCGCGCTTTGGTGGCTGAAAGGCGACAACCGGATTCCCCGACGCATTCGGGATATCGTGGCACATCCCGACACGGAAGCGTTCGTGAGCGCGGCGACGATCTGGGAAATCGCGATCAAGTCGAAACTCGGAAAGCTTCCGGCCGCCGCCGCCGCGGTCGAAACGATGCCGGCCTGTTTTACCGACATCGGCTTTTCGATGCTGGCCATTAACGCCGCCCATGCAAAGCGCGCCGGCAACCTGCCGCTGCACCACCGCGATCCCTTCGACCGGATGCTCGTTGCGCAAGCGGCGATAGAATCGCTCACACTGATTTCCGGCGATCCCGTCCTCTCGCTCTACGATGTCGACACTGGATGGGATACAATTCGGTAA
- a CDS encoding NAD(P)/FAD-dependent oxidoreductase, producing MAETDRVIVAGAGPVGMTAAAYLALHDIPVLVLEAGDDLATDLRASTWHPPTLDLLDFFDGIVAELAGWGLVAPTWQYRDRETGPVVTWDLGLLRDDTGHPYRIQAEQWKLTRLLHRRMADVAHFDLRFGHEVTGAGQDGDRAWVAANTADGIEKFEGHWAIGCDGANSAVRRSLGVAYDGLTFPELFLTLSTGFEFRGPMPDLTLVNYFADPEEWLVLLRVVDAWRVLFPTGPDEDMQVALTDERVQERLDGVAPGCGPFDVVHKTYYRVHQRVADTYRIGRILLAGDAAHINNPLGGMGMNGGIQDAFSLCEKLVSVWRGEAEETVLDRYERQRRKMALDFVQQSTVRNRETLMETDPVLREKRHDEMRRTAGDPAKAREFLLRSSMIAGLREAEAIP from the coding sequence ATGGCGGAAACGGACCGGGTAATCGTCGCGGGCGCGGGGCCGGTCGGCATGACCGCCGCCGCCTACCTGGCGCTGCACGACATTCCGGTGCTGGTGCTGGAGGCGGGCGACGACCTTGCGACCGACCTGCGCGCCTCGACCTGGCATCCGCCGACCCTGGACCTGCTGGATTTCTTCGACGGCATCGTCGCGGAGCTTGCCGGCTGGGGCCTTGTCGCGCCGACCTGGCAGTATCGCGACCGGGAGACCGGCCCCGTCGTCACTTGGGACCTGGGCCTGCTCAGGGACGACACCGGCCACCCCTACCGGATCCAGGCCGAGCAGTGGAAGCTGACCCGCCTGCTGCACCGGCGCATGGCGGACGTGGCGCATTTCGATCTGCGCTTCGGCCATGAGGTGACCGGGGCCGGCCAGGACGGCGACCGCGCCTGGGTTGCCGCGAACACCGCGGACGGCATCGAGAAATTCGAAGGCCACTGGGCGATCGGCTGCGACGGCGCCAACAGCGCGGTGCGCCGCTCGCTGGGCGTCGCCTACGACGGGCTGACCTTTCCGGAGTTGTTCCTGACGCTCTCGACCGGCTTCGAATTCCGCGGGCCGATGCCGGACCTCACCCTGGTCAACTATTTCGCCGATCCCGAGGAATGGCTTGTGCTGCTCCGGGTCGTCGACGCCTGGCGGGTGCTGTTCCCGACCGGCCCGGACGAGGACATGCAAGTTGCGCTGACCGACGAACGGGTGCAGGAGCGGCTGGACGGTGTTGCGCCGGGCTGCGGCCCGTTCGATGTCGTGCACAAGACGTATTACCGGGTCCATCAGCGGGTCGCCGACACCTACCGGATCGGCCGCATCCTGCTGGCCGGCGACGCCGCGCACATCAACAACCCGCTCGGTGGCATGGGCATGAACGGCGGCATCCAGGACGCCTTCAGCCTGTGCGAAAAGCTGGTCTCCGTCTGGCGCGGCGAAGCGGAAGAAACGGTGCTCGACCGCTACGAGCGGCAGCGCCGGAAGATGGCGCTGGATTTCGTGCAGCAGTCGACCGTCCGCAACCGCGAGACCCTGATGGAGACCGATCCGGTGCTGCGGGAGAAACGGCACGACGAGATGCGTCGCACGGCCGGGGATCCGGCGAAGGCGCGCGAATTCCTGCTGCGCAGCTCGATGATCGCCGGGTTGCGCGAAGCCGAGGCCATCCCCTAA